One part of the Drosophila teissieri strain GT53w chromosome 3R, Prin_Dtei_1.1, whole genome shotgun sequence genome encodes these proteins:
- the LOC122621501 gene encoding uncharacterized protein LOC122621501 isoform X2: METTSERKTQIMEKRKLMGDKRMSMGMKSFYASVIGSIFRMSDEQRSSFAAMFRRHKADAQYVDTTYVDNPVEEYEPIYQTVFDDDRDPVLEPTFSKHRIPLYVVWSATTIPSGSTPSSLSGRSNS; this comes from the exons ATGGAGACAACCAGTGAACGGAAAACCCAAATTatggaaaagcgaaagctCATGGGCGACAAGAGGATGAGCATGGGAATGAAGTCATTCTATGCCTCGGTAATAGGAAGCATTTTCCGGATGAGCGATGAGCAGCGGAGCTCTTTTGCAGCCATGTTTAGGCGCCACAAGGCTGACGCACAATATGTTGACACTACCTACGTTGATAATCCCGTAGAGGAGTACGAGCCCATCTATCAAACCGTCTTCGATGACGACAGGGATCCCGTGCTTGAGCCCACATTCTCTAAACACCGCATACCCCT ATACGTTGTCTGGAGCGCTACCACAATTCCAAGCGGGAGTACGCCAAGCAGTTTAAGCGGGAGATCCAACTCCTAA
- the LOC122621501 gene encoding uncharacterized protein LOC122621501 isoform X1 yields the protein METTSERKTQIMEKRKLMGDKRMSMGMKSFYASVIGSIFRMSDEQRSSFAAMFRRHKADAQYVDTTYVDNPVEEYEPIYQTVFDDDRDPVLEPTFSKHRIPLQIRCLERYHNSKREYAKQFKREIQLLIDNQSTAEDAWQFVRTMAYTTLWPPLHTRKELKIFEKDFCKLTPKEQKRYNKIMATNFS from the exons ATGGAGACAACCAGTGAACGGAAAACCCAAATTatggaaaagcgaaagctCATGGGCGACAAGAGGATGAGCATGGGAATGAAGTCATTCTATGCCTCGGTAATAGGAAGCATTTTCCGGATGAGCGATGAGCAGCGGAGCTCTTTTGCAGCCATGTTTAGGCGCCACAAGGCTGACGCACAATATGTTGACACTACCTACGTTGATAATCCCGTAGAGGAGTACGAGCCCATCTATCAAACCGTCTTCGATGACGACAGGGATCCCGTGCTTGAGCCCACATTCTCTAAACACCGCATACCCCT TCAGATACGTTGTCTGGAGCGCTACCACAATTCCAAGCGGGAGTACGCCAAGCAGTTTAAGCGGGAGATCCAACTCCTAATTGACAACCAGTCAACGGCGGAGGATGCCTGGCAATTCGTGAG AACCATGGCTTATACCACACTTTGGCCGCCGCTGCACACAAGAAAAGAACTCAAGATTTTTGAAAAGGACTTTTGCAAGCTTACCCCTAAAGAGCAGAAACGCTACAATAAAATAATGGCGACCAATTTTTCTTAA
- the LOC122621479 gene encoding uncharacterized protein LOC122621479, with the protein MSEGDMLIDRCSRGTRSFRCRVCQGIHPLRTCSRFLRLDAERRLRAVLINKYCPNCLAHQHSGGSCRSECRCRVCGDTHHTLLHLHRREKRERSASADRPIETPEPKANIEQPRLSAVLSHTATAILPTVNLRFDIGDKRFDVRAMVDACSTLSRIDGSLAEAMALPILGVGDERVCRATLIPIHTETPRIEVVFHVEEQLRMRTPARELPDAAKTVFTNLILSDPSFHRPAGTSVVLGADVFPTLIQPGVMHSQNGHIVAQSTVLGWMLSGTYAH; encoded by the exons ATGTCCGAAGGCGACATG CTCATCGACAGATGTTCTCGAGGAACTCGATCGTTCCGATGCCGAGTCTGTCAGGGGATTCATCCGCTTCGGACGTGTTCGCGGTTTCTCCGGCTAGATGCAGAGCGGCGGCTCCGTGCGGTCCTCATCAACAAATATTGCCCGAACTGCTTGGCGCACCAGCATTCCGGAGGCTCGTGCCGAAGTGAGTGTCGCTGCCGAGTATGTGGGGACACTCATCACACCTTGCTGCATCTCCATCGGCGGGAAAAGCGAGAGCGGTCTGCTAGCGCGGACAGGCCCATCGAGACGCCAGAGCCGAAGGCCAACATCGAGCAACCCCGCCTCTCGGCAGTGCTCTCCCACACTGCAACGGCTATCCTGCCCACCGTCAATCTGCGGTTCGACATCGGGGACAAACGCTTCGATGTGCGGGCTATGGTAGATGCGTGCTCTACTTTGAGCCGCATTGACGGATCACTAGCCGAGGCCATGGCCCTCCCTATCCTGGGAGTCGGTGATGAGAGGGTGTGCAGAGCCACTCTCATACCGATTCATACAGAGACGCCACGGATTGAGGTGGTGTTCCAcgtcgaggagcagctgcgaATGCGGACTCCTGCCCGAGAGCTGCCTGACGCTGCCAAAACAGTGTTCACCAACCTCATCCTGTCGGACCCCAGTTTCCACAGGCCGGCTGGTACCTCCGTCGTGCTAGGTGCGGATGTGTTTCCCACGCTCATCCAACCGGGTGTCATGCACAGCCAGAACGGGCACATCGTAGCACAGAGCACTGTTTTAGGATGGATGCTCTCCGGAACATACGCCCACTGA